GAAGATACTGGTGTCCGCGCTTACAAAGGTCAGGCCGGTACGCTGATCAATGATCCGCAAATCCTTGAATACGCATTGCAGGTGCATTCGGTAGAGGCTCGCCATGCTTCTATTTCGAGGAAAATACTGGCCAAGATCCGTAACAGCAAATCGATCAAGTCGTGGATCACTTTGGATGAAGGTTCCCCTGCTCCGGTTTACAAGGGATCGAATAGCGAAGCTACGATTGTTCAGGGTGGTTTGAACCTGCTGGATCTTGACCTGGCTGGCATCCCTGACGGAGACTCAACCAGATTCAAAGCGGCAACGGAGGCTTTTGACGAAATACTGACAAAACAGGAAACGCTGGATATCGCGACTCCTTTTATTAAAATGTAATAGAAGATTGTGCGGAGTGAAAAGTGAAGAAAACAGGCTGTCTGCAAAGGCAGCCTGTTTTGTGGTATCAATAGTGAACGATAATTATAGCTGTGTTATACATACAAACTCATCAGTGCGAAATACCTATGTATCAAGATTTGGATAAAGCTGGAAGTAGCCTGATCATAGTTGTCGGGGCAAGCGGGCATTTAGGAACAAGAATTACACACTATTTAACTGAAAAAGGGGCAAAAGTGAGGGCTTTGATCAGAAATGGAAGCACGAACCGGAATATTGATATACTCATGAAAAGCGGCGCGGAGGTCATCATGGTCGACTTCAATGACCGCAGTGAGCTGGTTGCAGCACTTTCCGGTGCGGCTTGTGTGGTTTCGGCGCTCTCGGGATTGCGTGAAGTGATTGTGGACTTGCAGGTAAGGCTCGTCAAAGCGGCTGTGGAGGCAGGGGTAAAAAGGTTTATTCCTTCCGACTACTGCATCGATTACACCAAACTGAAACCGGGAACAAACCGAAACCTGGACCTGCGTCGGGACTTTAGTGAGATACTGGATCAGGAAAATATACAGGCCACATCAATACTGAATGGTATGTTCGCCGATCTGCTCACCGGCCAGGCACCGCTTGTACAGTTCGGCCTGAAAAAGGTGATTTATTGGGGCAGCTCCTATCAGCCGATGGATTTTACGACCATTGAAGACACAGCCCAATTTACCGCAGCCGCTGCCATGGACCTGCAAACGCCCCGTTACCTGCGGGTGGCAGGAGAAGTAGCGACCGTCCGCGACCTGGCGAAAGCGGCAAGTCTGGCGAAAGGGAAAAAGTTTGGAATATTTCGGATCGGAGGACTTGGACTGCTGGCCGCGATGATCAAAATTGCGCGTACCTTATTTCCACAAAAGAAAGAAGTATTTCCCGCCTGGCAGGGCATGCAATACCTGCATGATATGCTTAGCGGACTTCCCAAACTCCACCCGCTCGACAACGACCGTTATCCGCAAATCAAATATACGCGTGTGCATGAAGTGCTAACAAAGAGCTAGACAGCTTTGCCGGTATCGCTATTTGAAGATCCCGTTCATTTTGGTCAGGATAAGAGGGGCTTTGTCCGTCACCACAATGGTGTGTTCATGCTGTGCCATAAATCCGCCTTTTTCTCCCACCATCGTCCAGCCATCGCTCAGCTGGGCTGCATAAGACGATGTTGTCGAAATGAAGGTTTCGATTGCGACGACCGAATTTTTCCTGAACCGTCTCTGGTCAGAACTGTTTTTAAAGTTCAGTAACTCGTTCGGCTGTTCGTGAAGCGCCCTGCCAATGCCGTGCCCTGCCAGGTTTCTGATCACTTTGAAGCCCCGTTTTCTGGCCTCTGTTTCCATTAAATGGCCTATATCAGCTATTTTGACGCCACCTCTTATGCTGTTGATCGTTTTCAACAAAATCTCTTTGGAGGCATTGATCAGCTTTTCATGTTGATAAATGTCTTTTCCAAGAACAAATGATCCGCCGTTGTCAGCCCAAAATCCATTCAGCTCTGCCGAAACGTCTATATTGATGAGATCGCCTTCTTTCAATTTCCGTTTGTCGGAAGGTACCCCGTGACAAAATTCATTATTCACGCTGATGCAAGTCCAGCCGGGAAAGCCATAGGTCGAGTGCGGGGCTGATTTTGCCCCGAATCCGGCCAGTATTTCGGCGCCATATTCATCAAGCTCTTTGGTTGTCATGCCAGGCTGCGCATAGGCTGTCATCTTCTTCAAAGTACAGGCTACCGCCTCACTGGCATTTTGCATTCCGGTTAAATCGGATTCTGCTGAAATGGACATAATGGTATTGTAATATGGAACCGCTGATTTTCTGACTTCAAAGTATCCCTGGCTGCCGCGCAGCTGTTACTGATATTTGATTTTGTAAAAATAGGGTTTCATTTCTTTCGAACGCAAAGAAATGCACTGACCGCAGCGGGAAGGACGCACTGCAGTGTAAAAAAGATCCGAATTGTGCGGCAAGATAATCTGATAGTTAGGCGGTTACAAAATGGCTGATTTCAGGGATAGTTTGCTATTGTTCGCGGGTGTATTTTTGACCCGAACCTGTTATTGAAAACGAGCCGCGACAAGTTTCACTTACTGGTCGGGACGCAAATGTTTATTTTAACTCAGTATGAAAAATTTTTTGTTGGTTATTATTTTCAGTGCAATATCGATCTGCTGCCCGGCCCAGCTGCTGGACCGGATCAAAAACAGGGTCGAGCAAAAAGTAGTTGACCAGGTCGACCGTTCAATTGATAAGGCCCTCGAAAAAAAGGAGAAAGAGAGCGCAACTAAGCCTGACAGCTCAGTAGAGAACAGGCAGAATGAAGAGCCGGCTAATAACGCGGAATCGGATGCGGTCCCCAATGCCGGCGATAAAAACGCTGCTGCCGGAGATATTACATCCTATTCACGCTTTGACTTTATCCCCGGTGAAAAAATCATCGCCCACGAAGATTTCTCCAAGGATGAAGTCGGAGATTTCCCTGCAAACTGGAATACCCGCTCGGGCGCCGAGCTGGTTACTGTTGAAGGTCGCGCCGGAAAATGGCTACGCATGAATCAAAATGGGATCTTTTATCCTGAAAACCTGACGGCTGACCTTCCTGAGAACTTTACGCTTCAACTTGACCTGCTTGCGAATAAGCAGGTTTCGAACATCGGCGAACTGATGATCAGCCTGATGCAGACCAGTAATGCGGACCAGGTATTTGAGTGGGGCGAGTCCGACCGCATGCAAGCGCCCAGCTTTAAGATTTCGTTTCAGCCAACCGGTTCGGACAAAGGCCAGCTAATTTATTCGTCCAATCTGATCGGCAGGCAAAGCAAGTACGGGGTGCCGGAATTCAGGACGGAAAAGAATAGCACGCGTGTTTCCATCTGGCGACAAAAACAGCGCGTGCGTGTTTATCTGGATAGTACCAAAATCCTGGACCTTCCCCGAGCACTTGACGGCGCAGCACCCTTAAATACTCTGGCATTTGCTGCAATCAATCCCGATTTTAACCAAAAAGGCGGTGCATTTTTCATAAGTAATATAGTCCTGGCAGTCGGAGCTGCCGATACCCGTAACAAGTTGGTGACCGAAGGCAGGTTTACCACGCACGGAATTTTGTTTGACGTAAACAGCGATAAGATCCTGCCACAGTCCTATGGTACTTTGAAAGAAATTACGCGCGTACTGCAGGAGAATGCATCGATGAAGGTGCAGATTGTCGGGCATACTGACGCGGATGGCGACGACGCCAGCAATATCGATCTCTCGAAACGCCGGGCCGCTGCCGTGAAAGAGGCAATGATTATACACTTTAACATCGACGGTGCCCGGCTTGAAACTGACGGAAAGGGCGAGACTCAGCCCGTTGATACCAACGAAACCCAGGTGGGTAAGGCTGGCAACCGGCGGGTAGAGTTCATTAAAATGTAATGCGCCTTTCTATGCAAAATTTCTTACTGTGCCCTGAGATATTTCACCGGATCCGCAACCGCTGCTTTCATAGCATGTCCCAGTACGGTCAATGCGGTGATCAGCAGGGTCAAGCCTAATGTGGCCGCAATTAGCCAGACGCCCGTTGAGATGCGGTGGGCATACTGCTGCAGCCAGCTGCCGGTGAGCCACCATCCCAGTGGCGCGGCAATCAGGGAGCCGATCAGGATCAGGCGGCCAAACTCTCTGCCAAAAATCCATAGTAATTGTTGCGTGCGTGCGCCCAGTACACGCCTCACGCCAATTTCTTTGGCGCGGCCTTCGGCCATAAATGTTACCAATCCGTAAAGTCCAATGCAGCTCATAGCCATTGCAATGCATGCGAACACCTGGACAAATCCTGCCAGCAGCCGCTCCATATCAAAAAAAGATCCCAGCAAATCATCCAGATGGTCGGCTTTGTAAACGCGGTCCGGCAGGACTTCATCCCAAACCTGCTCGATGGCTTTTAGTGTCGTTTCAGGAGGAGTCGGCGACAATGTGAGTACAGCCATAGTCGTATGTCCGAGGTCGTGGACGATGGTAACGGGCTGGATCGACTGATGCAGATCGCCGCTTCTGAAATCTTTTACCACGCCGACAATGATACGGTCAGCGTCCTTGATTCGCATTCTTTTACCCACAACAGCACTTACCGGCGAAACGCCCAGTTGTCGCACCAGCGCTTCGTTGACCAGTACTTCCTGCGCAGTGGTATCGGTTGAACGAAAATTGCGCCCTGCTGCCAGGGACAGTCCAAATGAGGGAATATAATGTTCATCGGCCGCCCGCAGACGCGTTTCAAAAGGTTCAGGCTTGGAGGCAATGTGATAGCTGAACGGAGTTGGGCGGTTGTAGGGTGAGGCGGGCGGATCGCTGCCAAATGTGACGTTTTCGACGCCGGGTAACTGCAACCAGCTCTGACGCAACTGATCATAAGGTACAGGGTTGGGAGGTGAAAGCCAGACCGTAAGCATCCGATCATGCCTGAAACCCCAATCTACTTTCTGCATGTGGCGGAGTTGCGCCGTGATGACGAGCACGATGATCAAAAAAAGTTGTGACAAAGTGAATTGCGCGGTAATCAATGTCCTTCGGATGGTAAATCCGCCGACTGTCTTGGTAGTGAGTTGCCCCGTCAATGCTTTTGTCGGATTAAATCCGGACAGCACCCACGCAGGATACAGGCCGGCCAGTATGATGACGCTGGCAATCAAAGCAAGAAACCATACCAGCGCTTTTGGCTGCAGCAGATCGAGGATGGATATGGCGGGGTGGAGCATATCCACTTGCGTAGCCAGCGTCCGATTGACCAGCGGCATAGCCAGTTGGGTCAGCATCAGGGATATGATAATGGCGATGCACGTCAGTATCGCTGTTTCGAGCATAAATTGCCTGATCAGCTGGAATTGATTGCTTCCGACAGCTTTACGCACGCCCACCTCCCTTGCTCTTTGCAAAGCCTGGGCGGTTGCCAGATTGATATAGTTGATGCACGCAGCCAAAACCAGCAGTAACCCGATGGCCGTCAGGGCGTACAAGACTGGCCGTGGCGCCATGCCGCTGCGTTCATGGTTGAGGTCTTCCAGCGGCAACATATGATAGTCGTATTGCGCTGCTTTTTCAGCAGGCAGGCTGTTTTTACGGATCGCGTCCAGGGCCTCATGCAACTGCTGCGGGCTTGCTCCATCGCGCAACAATACAAAACACATCGTTTGCAGGCCTTCCCAGTCGGCCGTTGCGCCGCTCTGTTCCATGCCTGGTATGGTAGTGTACGATATCAATGCATCGAAACGCAGCTGGGTGTTGGCAGGCGGGTTTTTGATCATGCCCGTCACCGTAAGATCCACACGGTTGTCTAATCGCAACGTGCGACCGATCGGATCGGCGCCGTCGAAATATTTGCGTGCATAGCGTTCGCTGATCACAATCGTGTTAGGCTCAGACAGGGCGGTTTTGGGATTGCCGGAAATCCATTCGACCAAAAAATGATTGAAATACTGTGGTTCGGCAAAGCAGACATTCCGTGCTTCATTAAATTTTTTGACCCAGCCCTTTTTTCCGTCCGGCACGCTGATCGTGCGTCCGAAGACGGTTTCGAGCCTCGTCGCACTTTTTACAAACGGATACTTCCTGCGCAGCTCTTCTGCCAGTGGGCGGGGAGCCGCATCCGTTTGCATGGTGGTTTCTCTTTTAATGTCGGTCACCACCCAGAAAGACCGGCCCATATTCGGATGGTGCCGGTCGAAGCTGAACATATAGTTGACCACCAGAAAAATGACAAGACCACTGGCAAGTCCAAGAGCGAGACTTGACACCCGGATCATATTAACCTGGCGTTGCCGCCACATTCGCCGGAAGGAAAGGGTTAGGTAATGTGCGAGCATTTTTATAGCGTTTTTGTTTATATATGTAGTTTTATTTTATATAAACAAAAACGCTTTTATTCTACTCAGTACTCAGATTAATTTTCCCGGCAAATAATTAATGAAGCTGTTGCTTACAATCCGGTGGCGGAAGTGAAAAGCTGTCAAAACGCGCCGGCAAGCTAGTTTTTAATTACTTTCAATACATTATTCCCTTCTGCTTTTAGTAAAAATACGCCCGGGGAAAATCCTGATATGTCTATCTTCTGGGAGTTTGCTGATTTTTT
This Dyadobacter sp. UC 10 DNA region includes the following protein-coding sequences:
- a CDS encoding NmrA family NAD(P)-binding protein, whose translation is MYQDLDKAGSSLIIVVGASGHLGTRITHYLTEKGAKVRALIRNGSTNRNIDILMKSGAEVIMVDFNDRSELVAALSGAACVVSALSGLREVIVDLQVRLVKAAVEAGVKRFIPSDYCIDYTKLKPGTNRNLDLRRDFSEILDQENIQATSILNGMFADLLTGQAPLVQFGLKKVIYWGSSYQPMDFTTIEDTAQFTAAAAMDLQTPRYLRVAGEVATVRDLAKAASLAKGKKFGIFRIGGLGLLAAMIKIARTLFPQKKEVFPAWQGMQYLHDMLSGLPKLHPLDNDRYPQIKYTRVHEVLTKS
- the map gene encoding type I methionyl aminopeptidase — translated: MSISAESDLTGMQNASEAVACTLKKMTAYAQPGMTTKELDEYGAEILAGFGAKSAPHSTYGFPGWTCISVNNEFCHGVPSDKRKLKEGDLINIDVSAELNGFWADNGGSFVLGKDIYQHEKLINASKEILLKTINSIRGGVKIADIGHLMETEARKRGFKVIRNLAGHGIGRALHEQPNELLNFKNSSDQRRFRKNSVVAIETFISTTSSYAAQLSDGWTMVGEKGGFMAQHEHTIVVTDKAPLILTKMNGIFK
- a CDS encoding ABC transporter permease, with translation MLAHYLTLSFRRMWRQRQVNMIRVSSLALGLASGLVIFLVVNYMFSFDRHHPNMGRSFWVVTDIKRETTMQTDAAPRPLAEELRRKYPFVKSATRLETVFGRTISVPDGKKGWVKKFNEARNVCFAEPQYFNHFLVEWISGNPKTALSEPNTIVISERYARKYFDGADPIGRTLRLDNRVDLTVTGMIKNPPANTQLRFDALISYTTIPGMEQSGATADWEGLQTMCFVLLRDGASPQQLHEALDAIRKNSLPAEKAAQYDYHMLPLEDLNHERSGMAPRPVLYALTAIGLLLVLAACINYINLATAQALQRAREVGVRKAVGSNQFQLIRQFMLETAILTCIAIIISLMLTQLAMPLVNRTLATQVDMLHPAISILDLLQPKALVWFLALIASVIILAGLYPAWVLSGFNPTKALTGQLTTKTVGGFTIRRTLITAQFTLSQLFLIIVLVITAQLRHMQKVDWGFRHDRMLTVWLSPPNPVPYDQLRQSWLQLPGVENVTFGSDPPASPYNRPTPFSYHIASKPEPFETRLRAADEHYIPSFGLSLAAGRNFRSTDTTAQEVLVNEALVRQLGVSPVSAVVGKRMRIKDADRIIVGVVKDFRSGDLHQSIQPVTIVHDLGHTTMAVLTLSPTPPETTLKAIEQVWDEVLPDRVYKADHLDDLLGSFFDMERLLAGFVQVFACIAMAMSCIGLYGLVTFMAEGRAKEIGVRRVLGARTQQLLWIFGREFGRLILIGSLIAAPLGWWLTGSWLQQYAHRISTGVWLIAATLGLTLLITALTVLGHAMKAAVADPVKYLRAQ
- a CDS encoding OmpA family protein, producing the protein MKNFLLVIIFSAISICCPAQLLDRIKNRVEQKVVDQVDRSIDKALEKKEKESATKPDSSVENRQNEEPANNAESDAVPNAGDKNAAAGDITSYSRFDFIPGEKIIAHEDFSKDEVGDFPANWNTRSGAELVTVEGRAGKWLRMNQNGIFYPENLTADLPENFTLQLDLLANKQVSNIGELMISLMQTSNADQVFEWGESDRMQAPSFKISFQPTGSDKGQLIYSSNLIGRQSKYGVPEFRTEKNSTRVSIWRQKQRVRVYLDSTKILDLPRALDGAAPLNTLAFAAINPDFNQKGGAFFISNIVLAVGAADTRNKLVTEGRFTTHGILFDVNSDKILPQSYGTLKEITRVLQENASMKVQIVGHTDADGDDASNIDLSKRRAAAVKEAMIIHFNIDGARLETDGKGETQPVDTNETQVGKAGNRRVEFIKM